In the Pantoea sp. Aalb genome, one interval contains:
- the thrC gene encoding threonine synthase, protein MKFYNLEDYNEQVSFSQAVKQGMGTKQGLFFPLELPEFSPSNIYDMLEMDFFSCSSKILSTYIGNEIPSYHISEIVKKSFSFPISFVEISDNIGCFELFHGPTLAFKDFGGRFMANILSYILKPNEKITILTATSGDTGAAVAHAFYNMNNIRVVILYPRGKISPLQEKLFCTLGGNIETISIDGSFDSCQALVKEAFNDKKLKNIINLNSANSINISRLLAQICYYFQAIKYIPKEKRNKVVLSVPSGNFGNLTAGLLAKTLGLPVKRFIAATNLNDTVSRFLINKKWQPKTTITTLSNAMDISQPNNWPRIEELFRRKLWCLNDLTCDSVSDENTKFSIRQLAEIGYISEPHAAIAYSLLRDKLQKGEYGLFLGTAHPAKFKENVEKILGYPLFIPKELANRIKLPLMSNYLKADFPKLRDFLLNRI, encoded by the coding sequence ATGAAATTTTATAACCTTGAAGATTATAATGAACAGGTAAGTTTTTCTCAAGCTGTAAAACAAGGTATGGGAACAAAACAAGGACTTTTTTTCCCACTTGAATTACCTGAATTTTCACCTAGTAATATTTATGATATGTTAGAAATGGATTTTTTTAGTTGTAGTAGCAAGATTCTTTCTACTTATATTGGTAATGAAATTCCTTCTTATCATATATCAGAAATAGTTAAAAAATCTTTTTCTTTTCCTATATCATTTGTTGAAATTAGCGACAATATAGGTTGTTTTGAATTATTTCATGGTCCAACTTTAGCGTTTAAAGATTTCGGTGGCCGTTTTATGGCAAATATACTTTCTTATATATTAAAACCTAATGAAAAAATTACTATTTTAACCGCAACATCAGGAGACACTGGTGCTGCAGTTGCTCATGCATTTTATAATATGAATAATATACGTGTAGTAATTCTTTATCCAAGAGGTAAAATAAGTCCATTACAAGAAAAATTATTCTGTACTTTAGGTGGAAATATTGAAACTATTTCTATAGATGGAAGCTTTGATAGCTGTCAAGCCTTAGTTAAAGAAGCATTTAACGATAAAAAGTTAAAAAATATTATTAATTTAAATTCAGCAAATTCTATTAATATAAGTCGTTTATTAGCACAAATTTGCTATTATTTTCAAGCAATAAAATATATTCCAAAGGAAAAACGGAATAAAGTTGTTTTATCTGTTCCAAGTGGCAATTTTGGTAATTTGACTGCTGGTTTATTAGCAAAAACTCTTGGTTTACCTGTTAAGAGGTTTATCGCTGCTACTAATCTTAATGATACTGTTTCTAGATTTTTAATTAATAAAAAATGGCAACCTAAGACTACTATAACTACTTTATCAAATGCTATGGATATTAGTCAACCTAACAATTGGCCTCGTATTGAAGAATTATTTCGTCGTAAGTTATGGTGTTTAAATGATTTAACTTGTGATTCTGTATCAGATGAAAATACTAAATTTAGTATACGTCAACTAGCAGAAATAGGTTATATTTCTGAACCTCATGCAGCGATTGCATATTCTTTACTTCGAGATAAACTTCAAAAAGGAGAATATGGATTATTCCTTGGTACTGCACATCCCGCTAAATTTAAAGAAAATGTAGAAAAAATTCTTGGATATCCATTATTTATACCAAAAGAGTTAGCTAATCGTATTAAATTACCATTAATGTCAAACTACTTAAAAGCAGATTTTCCAAAATTACGTGATTTTTTGCTAAATAGAATTTAA
- the mog gene encoding molybdopterin adenylyltransferase — protein sequence MDILHIGLISISDRAINGTYQDLGISTLEDWLNTALITPFKMETRLIPDEKIMIEDVICELVDNLFCHLVFTTGGTGPSLRDVTPEATLAIADRELPGFGEQMRQISLKFVPTAILSRQVAVIRKQSLIVNFPGQPKSIKEILEGFKSEDGTLIIPGIFAAIPYAIQLLNGPYVETNPIIVKSFRPQRFQAGNINN from the coding sequence ATGGATATTTTACATATTGGATTGATTTCTATATCTGATCGTGCTATTAATGGCACTTATCAGGATTTGGGTATTTCAACTTTAGAAGATTGGTTAAATACTGCATTAATAACACCATTTAAAATGGAAACCCGTTTAATTCCTGATGAAAAAATAATGATAGAAGATGTAATTTGTGAATTAGTGGATAATCTTTTTTGTCATTTAGTGTTTACTACTGGAGGTACAGGTCCATCTCTTCGTGATGTAACACCAGAGGCAACATTAGCAATAGCTGATCGTGAACTTCCTGGTTTTGGTGAACAAATGCGTCAAATTAGTTTAAAGTTTGTACCTACGGCTATTTTATCACGTCAAGTTGCTGTAATTCGCAAACAATCTTTAATTGTTAATTTTCCCGGTCAACCAAAATCCATTAAGGAAATTTTAGAAGGTTTTAAGTCTGAAGATGGAACATTAATAATTCCAGGTATTTTTGCTGCTATACCATATGCTATACAGCTTTTAAATGGTCCTTATGTAGAGACAAATCCTATTATAGTAAAATCTTTTCGTCCACAAAGATTCCAAGCTGGTAATATTAATAATTAA